Proteins from a genomic interval of Arthrobacter sp. CAN_C5:
- a CDS encoding alpha/beta fold hydrolase, whose translation MHGARTTGHHFTVPLDHSEPDGETITVFAREYSSLDHDDVAGLPWLLFLQGGPGGRGARVTQLGGWMKAAAKHFRILMLDQRGTGRSTPADARTLPTRGDAAAQAEYLTHFRADSIVADAELIRRQLVGAPWTVFGQSFGGFCALTYLSFAPEGMDRALITGGLAPLEGSPDRVYAATYRLVEARNREYFARYPGDRNILTRIARHVAAVDERLPTGERLTVERLQMIGSFLGGNTRVDALHYLLADAFVAAPEGDRLSDVFLDAVWAQVSRSSNPLYALLHESIYCQGAASAWSADRVLAAYPQFLPTADELLLTGEMVYPWYFQQDPALAPLRETADLLAARTDWGPLYDVDQLARNTVPAAAAVYQEDIYVDHGLSMETARAVNGLRAWETADFHHDGISDDGEAIFNRLLGMTGWPA comes from the coding sequence ATGCACGGTGCCCGCACCACCGGTCACCACTTCACCGTCCCGTTGGACCACAGCGAGCCCGACGGCGAAACCATCACCGTCTTCGCCCGCGAGTACAGCTCCCTGGATCACGACGACGTTGCCGGGCTGCCCTGGCTGCTGTTCCTGCAGGGCGGCCCCGGCGGCCGCGGCGCCAGGGTGACCCAGCTGGGTGGCTGGATGAAAGCAGCGGCCAAACACTTCAGGATTTTGATGCTTGATCAGCGGGGCACCGGCCGGTCCACTCCGGCGGATGCCAGGACGCTGCCGACCCGCGGCGACGCCGCAGCCCAGGCCGAGTACCTCACGCACTTCCGGGCCGACTCGATTGTTGCGGATGCTGAACTGATCCGCCGTCAGCTGGTCGGAGCGCCCTGGACGGTCTTCGGTCAAAGCTTCGGAGGTTTCTGCGCCCTGACGTACCTCTCTTTCGCCCCGGAGGGCATGGACCGGGCCCTGATCACTGGTGGGCTCGCACCGCTCGAAGGGTCACCCGACCGGGTCTATGCAGCCACCTACCGGCTCGTCGAGGCACGGAACAGGGAGTATTTTGCCAGGTACCCCGGGGATCGGAACATCCTCACCCGGATCGCCCGGCACGTCGCCGCCGTCGACGAGCGGCTCCCGACCGGTGAACGGCTCACTGTCGAACGCCTCCAGATGATCGGCTCGTTCCTGGGCGGCAATACCCGCGTCGACGCGCTCCACTATCTCCTGGCGGACGCCTTCGTCGCGGCCCCTGAGGGCGATCGACTCTCCGACGTGTTCCTCGACGCGGTGTGGGCGCAGGTCAGCCGGTCCTCCAACCCGCTGTACGCACTGTTACACGAGTCGATCTACTGTCAGGGTGCGGCCTCCGCCTGGTCCGCGGACCGGGTCCTGGCCGCCTATCCCCAGTTCCTTCCCACCGCTGACGAGCTCCTCCTGACCGGTGAGATGGTCTACCCCTGGTACTTCCAACAGGACCCCGCGTTGGCCCCGTTGCGGGAAACCGCCGACCTCCTAGCCGCCAGGACCGACTGGGGCCCCCTGTACGACGTCGACCAGCTGGCACGGAACACCGTTCCTGCCGCCGCCGCCGTGTATCAGGAGGACATCTACGTGGACCACGGTCTGTCGATGGAGACAGCACGGGCTGTCAACGGTTTGCGGGCATGGGAAACAGCCGACTTCCACCACGACGGAATCTCCGACGACGGCGAAGCGATCTTCAACCGGCTACTGGGTATGACCGGATGGCCCGCCTGA
- a CDS encoding trans-aconitate 2-methyltransferase, whose product MRWDPTQYSLFSDHRGRPFVDLVGRINAADPQVVIDLGCGPGDLTRLLADRWPHAAVLGIDSSVDMVQRAKEQSGLPANLRFETGDVRDFSPAGDVDVVVTNAVLQWVPGQAGLVQKWARALRPGGWLTLQVPGNFGSPAHTLMRELVGSNAWRNKLGGVLRHTDVVSEPDEYLRMLSDAGMTADVWETTYQHVLAGPDPVLRWLKGTGLRPVLDALSIDDAAAFVDQYTDLLRGAYPKEPWGTVFGFRRIFAVGVKNDEN is encoded by the coding sequence ATGCGCTGGGATCCCACACAGTACTCACTGTTCTCCGACCACCGTGGCCGGCCGTTCGTCGACCTGGTCGGTCGGATCAACGCCGCCGATCCGCAGGTCGTCATCGACCTGGGGTGCGGGCCGGGGGATCTGACCCGCCTGCTGGCCGACCGCTGGCCCCACGCCGCGGTGTTGGGCATCGACTCATCGGTCGACATGGTACAGCGCGCCAAGGAACAGTCCGGTCTGCCGGCTAACCTGCGGTTCGAGACCGGAGATGTCCGGGACTTCTCACCAGCAGGCGACGTCGACGTCGTCGTGACCAACGCCGTCCTGCAGTGGGTGCCCGGCCAGGCCGGGCTGGTGCAGAAGTGGGCGCGTGCCCTTCGCCCCGGCGGGTGGCTGACCCTGCAGGTTCCCGGCAACTTCGGGTCCCCGGCGCACACCCTGATGCGGGAGCTGGTCGGATCGAACGCCTGGCGGAACAAGCTCGGGGGAGTGCTGAGGCATACCGACGTCGTGTCGGAACCGGATGAGTACCTGCGGATGCTCAGCGACGCAGGGATGACCGCCGACGTCTGGGAGACCACCTACCAGCATGTGCTCGCCGGACCAGATCCGGTCCTGCGATGGCTCAAGGGCACCGGATTGCGCCCAGTGCTGGACGCGCTCTCCATCGACGACGCCGCGGCCTTTGTCGACCAGTACACCGATCTGCTGCGCGGCGCCTACCC
- a CDS encoding TerC family protein — translation MPEPTLELPLAFEVGTFIVLGLILLFDLLLVVKRPHEPSMKEAGLWVTFYVSLALVFAVLMFIFTGPDYGGQFVAGWVTEYSLSIDNLFVFIIIMARFSVPRKYQQEVLMVGIIIALVLRGIFILLGAALISNFSWIFYIFGVFLLYTAYQQAKDSGEDEEHGSENKLIGNLRNVLPMTDKYDGNKIRTVVDGRKVFTPMLIVFVTIGLTDLLFAVDSIPAIFGLTESAFIVFTANIFALMGLRQLYFLLGGLMTRLIYLKHALSVILAFIGIKLILHAMHENELPFINGGQHIEWAPIIPTFVSLGIILGTIVIAVVLSLLSPKAEQAAIDAQLEEDARKARAADVDS, via the coding sequence ATGCCCGAACCCACACTGGAGTTGCCGCTGGCTTTCGAGGTCGGCACATTCATTGTGCTTGGCCTCATCCTTCTCTTCGACCTGCTCCTGGTGGTCAAGCGCCCCCACGAGCCGTCCATGAAGGAAGCCGGCCTCTGGGTCACGTTCTACGTGTCCCTCGCCCTGGTCTTCGCCGTCCTGATGTTTATCTTCACCGGCCCTGACTACGGCGGCCAGTTTGTGGCCGGCTGGGTCACCGAGTACAGCCTCAGCATCGATAACCTGTTCGTGTTCATCATCATCATGGCCCGGTTCTCGGTACCCCGGAAATACCAGCAGGAAGTACTGATGGTGGGCATCATCATTGCGCTGGTCCTCCGCGGTATCTTCATCCTCCTGGGCGCCGCATTGATCAGCAACTTCAGCTGGATCTTCTACATCTTCGGCGTTTTCCTGCTTTACACGGCCTATCAGCAGGCCAAGGACAGTGGTGAGGATGAGGAGCATGGCAGCGAGAACAAGCTGATCGGCAACCTCCGTAATGTCCTGCCGATGACCGACAAGTACGACGGCAACAAGATCCGCACCGTGGTTGACGGCCGGAAAGTCTTCACCCCGATGCTCATCGTGTTCGTCACGATCGGCCTCACCGACCTGCTCTTCGCCGTTGACTCCATCCCGGCCATCTTCGGTCTGACCGAGAGCGCGTTCATCGTCTTCACGGCCAACATCTTCGCCCTGATGGGTCTGCGTCAGCTCTACTTCCTGCTCGGTGGACTGATGACCCGCCTGATCTACCTGAAGCACGCACTCTCGGTGATCCTCGCGTTCATCGGCATCAAGCTGATCCTCCACGCCATGCACGAGAACGAGCTTCCATTCATCAACGGCGGGCAGCACATCGAGTGGGCACCGATCATCCCGACGTTTGTGTCGTTGGGCATCATCCTCGGGACCATCGTGATCGCCGTCGTCCTGAGCCTGCTCAGCCCGAAGGCCGAGCAGGCTGCCATCGACGCCCAGCTGGAAGAGGATGCCCGCAAGGCCCGCGCGGCCGACGTCGACAGCTAG
- a CDS encoding DUF222 domain-containing protein has translation MGGLDACQALDTLKDIDEARSWLDAQEAKIVTRVLNLQTEQTRHDPRGWGYETTLTASEVGAALHLPDRTAGFLVEHSTLLTRYYPATLEALEAGKLSRRHAWAVVEEATSIPDTDPAVTAAFEDRLIEMASLTTVVKFRQQANRLREKLHPETITTRHKRAVKERGVYLTPSYDGMAWLEAYLPVDQAAGIFHRVDTAARAFQGPDEPRTLTQLRADVLTDVLTSAGATDGADAAGGLAGRGGAGAYWGVQAKVFVTVPVMTLLGGDTPGELEGYGPIDPDTARKLAGHAPSFTRILTHPFTGARLGADATTYRVPQDLKDAVRVRDRTCRHPGCNRLAVFCELDHTKPWSQGGKTSYGNLAALCKRHHKLKSEGYWHYRQPEPGMIIAISPMGETYLTRPDPPPAPQDDPPPF, from the coding sequence GTGGGTGGTTTGGATGCCTGTCAGGCGTTGGACACGTTGAAAGACATCGACGAAGCACGGTCCTGGCTCGACGCCCAGGAAGCCAAGATTGTTACCCGGGTCCTGAACCTGCAAACCGAACAAACCCGCCACGACCCCCGAGGTTGGGGTTACGAAACAACCCTTACCGCTAGTGAGGTTGGGGCGGCGTTGCACCTGCCGGACCGGACGGCGGGGTTCCTGGTCGAGCACAGCACCCTGTTGACCCGGTACTACCCGGCCACCCTGGAGGCATTGGAGGCCGGGAAACTCAGCCGGCGGCACGCCTGGGCCGTGGTGGAGGAAGCCACCAGCATCCCCGACACCGACCCGGCGGTCACCGCCGCCTTCGAGGACCGGCTGATCGAAATGGCGTCCCTGACGACCGTGGTGAAGTTTCGGCAGCAGGCGAACCGGCTCCGGGAAAAACTCCACCCCGAAACGATCACTACCAGGCACAAGAGAGCCGTGAAGGAGCGCGGGGTGTACTTGACCCCTTCCTATGACGGGATGGCGTGGCTCGAAGCCTATCTCCCGGTTGATCAGGCTGCCGGGATCTTCCACCGCGTAGACACCGCCGCCCGCGCATTCCAAGGCCCCGACGAACCCCGGACCCTCACCCAGTTACGCGCCGACGTCCTCACCGATGTCCTGACCAGCGCAGGCGCCACCGACGGTGCCGATGCAGCGGGTGGGTTGGCCGGCCGTGGTGGTGCAGGTGCTTACTGGGGTGTGCAGGCGAAGGTATTCGTCACCGTCCCCGTGATGACCCTCCTCGGCGGGGACACCCCCGGTGAACTCGAAGGGTACGGGCCGATCGACCCCGACACTGCCAGGAAACTCGCCGGGCACGCACCATCTTTCACGAGGATCCTCACCCACCCCTTCACCGGTGCCAGACTCGGTGCCGACGCCACCACCTACCGGGTCCCCCAAGACCTCAAGGACGCAGTCAGAGTGCGGGACCGGACCTGCCGGCACCCCGGGTGTAACCGGTTGGCGGTGTTCTGCGAACTCGACCACACAAAGCCTTGGTCACAAGGCGGGAAAACCAGCTACGGCAACCTGGCAGCGTTGTGTAAACGCCACCACAAGCTCAAATCCGAGGGCTACTGGCACTACCGACAACCTGAGCCAGGAATGATCATCGCCATCTCACCCATGGGCGAAACCTACCTCACCCGACCAGACCCACCACCGGCACCACAGGACGACCCGCCACCCTTCTAA
- a CDS encoding GNAT family N-acetyltransferase codes for MTIRDARPEDVPTILQLIHDLAIYEKEPDAVRNTPEHLNQALFGDSPAVFAHVAESDGAIQGFALWFLNYSTWEGVNGIYLEDLYVRPEARGEGHGKALLQNLARIAAERGYARVEWSVLNWNEPSISFYDSLGAFPQDEWTTYRLTGPALTAVASGSTT; via the coding sequence ATGACTATCCGAGACGCCCGCCCGGAGGATGTACCCACTATCCTCCAGCTCATCCATGACCTGGCCATCTACGAGAAGGAACCCGACGCCGTCAGGAACACACCCGAGCATCTCAACCAGGCCCTCTTCGGCGACTCACCGGCAGTGTTCGCCCACGTCGCCGAATCAGATGGTGCCATTCAGGGTTTTGCGCTCTGGTTCCTGAACTACTCCACCTGGGAGGGCGTCAACGGGATCTACCTTGAGGACTTGTATGTCCGGCCCGAAGCCCGGGGCGAAGGCCACGGCAAGGCACTCCTGCAGAACCTGGCACGCATCGCCGCCGAGCGCGGTTACGCCCGGGTCGAATGGTCGGTCCTCAACTGGAACGAACCGTCCATCAGCTTCTACGACAGCCTCGGCGCCTTCCCCCAGGACGAGTGGACTACCTACCGCCTCACCGGCCCCGCCCTCACAGCCGTCGCCAGCGGTTCCACCACGTGA
- a CDS encoding RNA helicase, whose translation MRIQEHLPAGTDQADDVYSAFLAWTTSEGMNLYPAQDEAVLELVSGNNVILATPTGSGKSLVAVAAHFDAIARGKRSYYTAPIKALVSEKFFALCETFGAENVGMITGDSGVNQDAPIICCTAEILANIALREGAQADVGTVIMDEFHFYSDPQRGWAWQVPLLELPQAQFLLMSATLGDMTRFEEALTELTGRASTTISSAERPIPLHFYYVETTVQESLEELLSTRQAPVYVVHFSQAEAIERAQNLMSVNVCSREEKDRIADLIATFRFSSGFGKTLNRLVRHGIGVHHAGMLPKYRRLVEQLAQAGLLKVICGTDTLGVGINVPIRTVLLTALSKYDGVRTRLLNAREFHQIAGRAGRAGYDTAGTVVVQAPDHVVENTRAMAKAVGKFGDDQKKLRQVVRKKPPTGFVSWGKPTYERLAAGTPEPLTSSFAVSHSMLLNLLERPGNPFSAAQRLLNENHETRASQLQLTRKAIGIYRSLVTAGIVERLPEPDADGRSIRLKVHLQANFALNQPLSPFALASLELLDPESPTYALDVVSVIEATLEKPRQVLNAQEKKARGEAIGAMKADGIEYDQRMALLEEVTYPQPMAELLFQAFDVYRSGAPWLGDFELTPKSVVRDMYERAMNFGEYIAFYSLTRSEGILLRYLADCYKALRQTVPTEALREDLTDIIEWLGELIRQVDSSLLEEWELLAAGGRPDGDTTVDLPPEPDSVTSNERAFRVMVRNEMFHRVKLFADEDDVALGALDGASGWDTDRWTEALDGYFGDYEDIDDGPEARGPALLIIEKVPGSWKVRQIFKDPFGNHDWGINAVIDLAASDEAGVPVVTVTGVGAP comes from the coding sequence ATGAGAATCCAGGAACACCTCCCCGCAGGCACGGACCAGGCCGACGATGTCTACAGCGCGTTCCTCGCGTGGACAACCAGCGAGGGAATGAACCTGTACCCGGCGCAGGACGAGGCGGTGCTTGAGCTGGTCTCGGGCAACAACGTGATCCTCGCGACGCCCACCGGCTCCGGGAAGTCGCTGGTCGCTGTGGCCGCCCACTTCGACGCCATCGCCCGCGGCAAGCGTAGTTACTACACGGCGCCGATCAAGGCGCTCGTGTCCGAGAAGTTCTTCGCCCTCTGCGAGACGTTCGGCGCCGAGAACGTCGGCATGATCACCGGCGACTCGGGAGTGAACCAGGACGCCCCCATCATCTGCTGCACGGCCGAGATCCTGGCGAATATTGCCCTCCGTGAGGGTGCACAGGCCGACGTCGGCACAGTCATCATGGACGAGTTCCACTTCTACTCCGACCCGCAGCGCGGCTGGGCCTGGCAGGTCCCGCTGCTGGAGCTGCCGCAGGCCCAGTTCCTGCTGATGTCGGCGACACTCGGTGACATGACCCGCTTCGAGGAGGCGCTGACGGAGCTCACCGGCCGCGCCAGCACCACCATCAGTAGCGCCGAACGCCCCATTCCCCTGCACTTCTACTACGTCGAGACGACCGTCCAGGAGTCCTTGGAGGAGCTACTCAGTACCCGGCAGGCGCCGGTGTACGTGGTGCATTTCAGCCAGGCGGAGGCCATCGAGCGGGCGCAGAACCTGATGAGCGTCAACGTCTGCTCCCGGGAGGAGAAGGACAGGATCGCCGATCTGATCGCCACGTTCCGGTTCTCCTCCGGCTTCGGAAAGACGCTGAACCGGCTCGTCCGGCACGGTATCGGCGTCCACCACGCCGGCATGCTTCCCAAGTACCGCCGGTTGGTCGAGCAGCTGGCGCAGGCCGGGCTGCTGAAGGTCATCTGCGGAACCGACACGCTGGGCGTGGGCATCAACGTCCCCATCCGCACCGTCCTGTTGACAGCGCTCAGCAAGTACGACGGCGTCCGCACCCGTTTGCTCAACGCCCGCGAGTTCCATCAGATCGCCGGCCGTGCCGGGCGGGCCGGGTATGACACGGCGGGAACCGTCGTCGTGCAGGCCCCCGACCACGTCGTTGAGAACACGCGGGCCATGGCCAAGGCCGTCGGCAAGTTTGGTGACGACCAGAAGAAGCTCCGCCAGGTGGTCCGGAAGAAGCCGCCCACCGGTTTCGTCTCGTGGGGCAAGCCCACCTACGAGCGGTTGGCCGCTGGCACGCCCGAACCGCTCACGTCGAGCTTCGCCGTCAGCCATTCGATGCTCCTGAACCTGCTGGAACGTCCCGGCAACCCGTTCTCGGCGGCGCAGCGGTTGCTCAATGAAAACCATGAGACCCGCGCATCCCAGCTGCAGCTGACCCGCAAAGCCATCGGTATTTACCGGTCGCTGGTCACTGCCGGCATTGTTGAGCGGCTTCCCGAGCCCGATGCCGACGGACGCTCGATCCGTCTCAAGGTGCACCTACAGGCCAACTTCGCACTGAACCAGCCGCTGTCCCCGTTTGCGCTGGCCAGCCTGGAGCTGCTCGACCCCGAGAGTCCCACCTACGCGCTGGATGTGGTCTCGGTGATCGAGGCGACGCTGGAGAAGCCACGCCAGGTCCTCAACGCCCAGGAGAAGAAGGCCCGCGGCGAGGCGATCGGCGCCATGAAGGCCGACGGCATCGAGTATGACCAGCGGATGGCGCTCCTCGAGGAAGTCACCTACCCGCAGCCGATGGCGGAGCTGCTGTTCCAGGCGTTCGACGTCTACCGCAGCGGCGCTCCCTGGCTGGGCGACTTTGAGCTGACCCCGAAGTCGGTGGTCCGGGACATGTACGAGCGGGCTATGAACTTCGGCGAGTACATTGCCTTCTACTCACTGACCCGGTCCGAGGGCATCCTCCTGCGTTACCTCGCCGACTGCTACAAGGCACTGCGCCAAACTGTTCCCACCGAGGCCCTCCGGGAAGACCTCACCGACATCATCGAGTGGCTTGGCGAACTGATCCGCCAGGTCGACTCCAGCCTGCTCGAGGAGTGGGAGCTCTTGGCCGCCGGCGGACGACCCGACGGCGACACCACCGTTGATCTGCCGCCGGAACCCGACTCCGTAACCTCCAACGAGCGTGCCTTCCGGGTGATGGTCCGCAACGAGATGTTCCACCGGGTCAAGCTCTTTGCCGACGAGGACGACGTGGCGCTGGGTGCCCTCGACGGTGCCTCCGGGTGGGACACCGATCGGTGGACTGAAGCCCTCGATGGCTACTTCGGCGACTACGAAGATATCGACGACGGCCCCGAGGCCCGCGGTCCAGCCCTGCTGATCATCGAGAAGGTGCCCGGCAGCTGGAAGGTCCGCCAGATCTTCAAGGACCCGTTCGGCAACCACGACTGGGGCATCAATGCCGTCATCGATCTGGCGGCCTCCGACGAGGCCGGCGTCCCCGTGGTCACGGTGACCGGAGTCGGGGCGCCCTAG